One stretch of Rhipicephalus sanguineus isolate Rsan-2018 chromosome 10, BIME_Rsan_1.4, whole genome shotgun sequence DNA includes these proteins:
- the LOC119407020 gene encoding regucalcin, with protein MKVEAVGQKRYTLGEGPHWDERSGTLLFVDGHGCQIFRYDPESRSETEVVRLEDEIGNFIPYAEDNRKLVVCMGRGVYRLDLDTMEKTLLTEMLDEESPVPTRINDGKCDAVGRLWAGSMPVKIDTLDVEGMARGKNNLWSFSKGQLNHKMDKVNLSNGITWAGDNRTMFYNDSVPGTTYAFDFDVASGDISNKRILLDFKATPGFQELGHPDGMTIDVNDKIWLTCCLSGLVLQVDPETAKILTKVSFPTKYTTSCCFGGRNYDTLYVTSANFPPDATQHEDGLLYQVTELGVKGRAAFEFAG; from the exons ATGAAGGTAGAGGCAGTCGGCCAGAAGAGATACACCTTGGGCGAGGGACCCCACTGGGACGAGCGCAGTGGAACGCTGCTGTTCGTCGACGGTCATGGATGCCAGATATTCCGTTATGACCCAGAGTCCAGATCTGAGACGGAGGTCGTGCGCCTCG AGGACGAGATCGGCAATTTCATCCCTTATGCCGAGGACAACCGCAAGCTGGTCGTCTGCATGGGCCGTGGCGTCTACAGGCTAGACTTGGACACCATGGAGAAGACGCTGCTCACAGAGATGCTTGACGAAGAATCGCCGGTGCCCACGCGCATCAACGACGGCAAGTGCGACGCCGTTGGACGCCTCTGGGCTG GCTCGATGCCGGTGAAAATCGACACTCTCGACGTTGAAGGCATGGCCCGCGGAAAGAATAACCTCTGGTCCTTCTCCAAGGGTCAGCTGAACCACAAAATGGACAAAGTCAATCTGTCCAACGGGATCACCTGGGCGGGCGATAACAGAACAATGTTCTACAACGACAGCGTGCCCGGCACAACGTACGCCTTCGACTTCGACGTCGCTTCTGGAGACATCA GTAACAAGCGCATTCTCTTGGACTTCAAGGCGACTCCAGGATTTCAAGAGCTGGGCCATCCCGATGGCATGACGATTGATGTCAATGACAAGATCTGGCTCACGTGCTGCCTATCCGGCCTGGTGCTTCAGGTGGACCCAGAGACAG CTAAAATACTGACAAAGGTCAGCTTCCCGACAAAATACACTACGTCGTGCTGCTTCGGAGGTCGGAACTACGATACGCTCTACGTCACGTCTGCCAACTTCCCACCGGATGCGACCCAACACGAAGATGGCCTCCTTTACCAAGTCACTGAGCTCGGTGTTAAAGGAAGAGCAGCTTTCGAGTTCGCTGGCTAG